The proteins below come from a single Flavobacterium lindanitolerans genomic window:
- a CDS encoding DUF3109 family protein: MFQLGKTIVSEDILEKEFVCNLSACKGACCVDGDAGAPLNEEETKILEAIYPKVKPFLRKEGIDAIEAQGTWIKGTDGDLETPLIDNKDCAYVIFDGKTALCGIEQAYNQGIVDWKKPVSCHLYPIRIKDFTEFAAVNYDRWEICDDACSLGKELEVPVYKFVKEALIRRFGEDWYAELEKVAQELKNQ, from the coding sequence ATGTTTCAACTAGGAAAAACAATTGTCTCAGAAGACATTTTAGAAAAAGAATTTGTTTGCAACCTTTCAGCTTGCAAGGGGGCTTGTTGTGTAGATGGTGATGCGGGTGCTCCTTTAAATGAAGAAGAGACAAAAATCCTGGAAGCAATCTATCCAAAAGTAAAGCCGTTCCTTCGTAAAGAAGGGATTGATGCCATTGAAGCGCAGGGCACCTGGATAAAAGGAACAGATGGCGATTTGGAAACGCCACTGATTGACAATAAGGATTGCGCTTATGTAATTTTTGACGGGAAAACTGCACTTTGCGGTATCGAACAAGCCTATAATCAAGGTATTGTAGATTGGAAAAAACCGGTATCTTGTCATTTGTATCCAATACGTATTAAAGATTTTACGGAATTTGCAGCAGTAAACTATGACAGATGGGAGATTTGTGACGACGCCTGTTCCTTAGGTAAAGAACTTGAAGTGCCGGTGTATAAATTTGTAAAAGAAGCGCTCATTCGTCGTTTTGGAGAAGACTGGTATGCCGAACTTGAAAAGGTGGCTCAGGAACTTAAAAATCAATAA
- a CDS encoding ribonucleotide-diphosphate reductase subunit beta — MAAIEPILQENKDRFVIFPIKHHDIWEWYKKMEASFWTAEEIDLHQDLSDWNNKLNNDEKYFIKHILAFFAASDGIVNENLAENFVNEVQYPEAKFFYGFQIMMENIHSETYSLLIDTYVKDEAEKDQLFHALEVFPAIKKKADWALKWIESDSFAERLIAFAAVEGIFFSGAFCSIYWLKKRGLMPGLTFSNELISRDEGVHCDFAVHLHNHHLVNKVSKTRITEILVQALDIEREFITESLPVSLIGMNANLMTQYLEFVTDRLLVELGCARVYNSANPFDFMDMISLQGKTNFFEKRVSEYQKAGVLNSGTGNDSESQKISFDADF, encoded by the coding sequence ATGGCAGCGATAGAACCAATTTTACAAGAGAACAAAGACCGTTTCGTGATTTTCCCTATAAAACACCATGATATTTGGGAGTGGTATAAGAAAATGGAAGCAAGTTTTTGGACTGCCGAAGAAATTGATTTGCACCAGGATTTATCAGACTGGAACAATAAGCTGAATAATGATGAGAAATATTTTATCAAACATATTTTAGCTTTTTTTGCTGCATCAGACGGTATTGTGAATGAAAATCTGGCAGAGAATTTTGTAAACGAAGTTCAGTATCCGGAAGCTAAATTTTTCTACGGATTCCAAATCATGATGGAGAATATCCACAGCGAAACCTATTCTCTTTTGATTGATACGTATGTAAAAGATGAAGCAGAAAAAGATCAGCTTTTCCACGCTTTGGAAGTATTTCCGGCAATTAAGAAAAAAGCAGACTGGGCTTTAAAATGGATTGAATCGGATTCATTTGCTGAAAGACTGATTGCTTTTGCAGCCGTAGAAGGAATCTTTTTCTCAGGAGCATTCTGTTCTATCTATTGGTTGAAAAAACGTGGATTGATGCCGGGTCTTACTTTTTCAAATGAATTGATTTCACGTGATGAAGGCGTACATTGTGATTTTGCAGTGCATTTGCACAACCACCACCTCGTTAACAAAGTTTCAAAAACCAGAATTACAGAAATCCTGGTACAGGCTCTTGATATTGAAAGAGAATTTATAACAGAATCTCTTCCGGTGAGCTTAATTGGAATGAACGCAAACTTAATGACACAATACTTAGAATTTGTAACCGACAGATTATTAGTAGAATTAGGATGTGCAAGAGTGTATAACTCTGCGAATCCGTTTGATTTTATGGATATGATCTCTTTGCAGGGTAAAACAAATTTCTTCGAAAAAAGAGTTTCAGAATATCAGAAAGCTGGAGTTTTAAACAGCGGAACAGGAAACGACAGCGAATCGCAAAAAATTAGTTTCGACGCCGATTTCTAG
- a CDS encoding ribonucleoside-diphosphate reductase subunit alpha yields the protein MYVVKRDGHREPVMFDKITDRIKKLCYGLNDLVDPVKVAMRVIEGLYDGVTTSELDNLAAETAAAMTIAHPDYAQLAARIAISNLHKNTKKSFSETMKEMYFYVNPRTNQESPLLSEEVYNVIQENAAFLDSHVIYNRDFNYDYFGFKTLERSYLLKINGKIVERPQHMLMRVAVGIHLNDLDAVLETYDLMSKKFFTHATPTLFNAGTPKPQMSSCFLLAMQDDSIDGIYDTLKQTAKISQSAGGIGLSIHNVRATGSYIRGTNGTSNGIVPMLRVFNDTARYVDQGGGKRKGSFAIYIETWHADIFDFLDLKKNHGKEEMRARDLFFAMWTSDLFMKRVQEDSTWTLMCPNECPGLYDVYGEEFEALYTSYEEQGRGRKTIKARELWEKILESQIETGTPYMLYKDAANRKSNQKNLGTIRSSNLCTEIMEYTSKDEIAVCNLASISLPMFVENGQFNHELLFNVTKRVTRNLNKVIDRNYYPVPEAENSNMRHRPVGLGVQGLADAFILLRMPFTSDEAKKLNQEIFETLYFAAVTASMEMAKEEGAYSTFEGSPISQGEFQYNLWGLKDEDLSGRWDWASLRKEVMENGVRNSLLVAPMPTASTSQILGNNEAFEPYTSNIYTRRVLSGEFIVVNKHLLEDLVELGLWNEDLKQEIMRHNGSIQNIDIIPQDLKELYKTVWEMSMKDIIDMSRQRGYFIDQSQSLNLFMQDANFAKLTSMHFYAWQSGLKTGMYYLRTKSAVDAIKFTLNNDKKAEPVAVETVAEPAIAVDEFRAMLERSKNAEPDDCEMCGS from the coding sequence ATGTATGTAGTTAAAAGAGACGGTCACAGAGAGCCGGTAATGTTTGATAAGATTACGGATAGAATTAAAAAATTATGCTACGGCTTGAACGATCTTGTAGATCCGGTAAAAGTAGCAATGCGCGTTATTGAGGGGTTGTATGATGGTGTTACAACTTCAGAGTTGGACAATCTTGCAGCAGAAACCGCAGCAGCAATGACAATTGCCCATCCGGATTATGCCCAGTTGGCAGCAAGGATAGCAATTTCAAACCTTCACAAGAATACCAAAAAATCGTTCTCAGAAACGATGAAAGAAATGTATTTCTATGTGAATCCAAGAACCAATCAGGAATCTCCGCTTCTTTCAGAAGAAGTATACAATGTGATTCAGGAAAATGCGGCTTTTTTGGATTCCCATGTAATTTACAATAGAGATTTCAACTACGATTATTTCGGATTTAAGACGTTGGAGCGTTCGTATCTGCTAAAAATAAACGGAAAAATTGTGGAAAGGCCACAACACATGTTGATGCGTGTTGCAGTTGGAATCCATTTGAATGACCTGGATGCAGTATTGGAAACTTATGACCTGATGTCCAAGAAGTTCTTTACGCATGCAACGCCAACGTTATTCAATGCAGGAACTCCAAAACCGCAAATGTCTTCCTGCTTCCTTTTGGCAATGCAGGACGATAGTATCGACGGAATTTACGATACGCTAAAACAAACAGCCAAAATTTCACAATCGGCTGGAGGAATCGGGCTTTCAATCCATAATGTTCGTGCCACGGGTTCCTATATCCGCGGAACAAACGGAACGTCAAACGGAATTGTTCCGATGTTGCGTGTTTTCAATGATACCGCCCGTTATGTAGACCAGGGAGGAGGAAAACGCAAAGGAAGTTTTGCTATCTATATCGAAACATGGCACGCTGATATTTTTGATTTCCTTGACCTGAAGAAAAACCATGGAAAAGAAGAAATGCGTGCGCGTGATTTATTCTTTGCCATGTGGACTTCGGACTTGTTCATGAAACGTGTTCAGGAAGATTCTACATGGACGTTGATGTGTCCAAACGAATGTCCGGGACTTTACGACGTATATGGTGAAGAATTTGAAGCGCTGTATACTTCTTACGAAGAACAGGGCAGAGGAAGAAAAACCATTAAGGCAAGAGAACTATGGGAAAAAATTCTGGAATCTCAAATCGAAACCGGAACGCCATACATGCTGTATAAAGATGCGGCAAACCGCAAATCAAACCAGAAAAACCTGGGAACAATCCGCTCTTCTAACCTGTGTACAGAAATCATGGAGTACACTTCTAAAGATGAAATTGCGGTATGTAACCTGGCTTCTATCTCATTGCCAATGTTTGTGGAAAACGGACAGTTCAACCATGAGTTACTTTTCAACGTAACAAAACGTGTGACAAGAAACCTGAACAAGGTCATTGACAGAAACTATTATCCGGTTCCGGAAGCAGAAAATTCAAATATGCGTCACCGTCCGGTTGGATTAGGGGTTCAGGGTCTGGCAGATGCCTTCATTCTTTTGAGAATGCCTTTTACTTCGGATGAAGCTAAAAAATTAAACCAGGAAATTTTCGAAACGCTATACTTTGCTGCCGTTACGGCTTCGATGGAAATGGCAAAAGAAGAAGGAGCTTATTCTACTTTTGAAGGTTCGCCTATTTCACAGGGAGAATTCCAATACAATCTTTGGGGATTAAAAGACGAAGACTTGTCTGGTCGTTGGGATTGGGCATCTTTAAGAAAAGAAGTAATGGAAAATGGGGTGAGAAACTCATTGCTTGTAGCTCCTATGCCAACAGCTTCTACATCTCAGATTCTTGGAAACAACGAAGCTTTTGAGCCTTATACTTCAAATATTTATACAAGACGAGTGCTTTCAGGAGAATTTATCGTGGTAAACAAGCACCTGTTAGAAGATTTAGTAGAATTGGGTCTTTGGAATGAAGACCTGAAACAGGAAATCATGCGTCATAACGGGTCAATCCAAAACATTGATATCATTCCGCAGGATTTGAAAGAACTATATAAGACTGTTTGGGAAATGTCAATGAAAGACATCATCGATATGTCACGCCAAAGAGGTTATTTTATTGACCAGTCACAGTCGTTAAACCTGTTCATGCAGGATGCGAATTTTGCCAAACTGACTTCAATGCACTTCTATGCATGGCAGTCCGGATTAAAAACAGGAATGTACTATCTGAGAACCAAGTCGGCAGTAGACGCAATTAAGTTTACACTTAACAATGATAAAAAAGCAGAACCTGTAGCGGTAGAAACTGTGGCAGAACCGGCAATTGCTGTTGACGAATTCCGTGCTATGCTGGAGCGTTCCAAAAATGCAGAACCAGACGATTGCGAAATGTGCGGTTCTTAA
- a CDS encoding AAA family ATPase, with protein sequence MSTLYFRDRENVNLEDVVFEASVAGQVEQFLKEHRFSEILHQYELPVANKIFLYGKTGCGKTMTAKAIAKELDKKIFIVNLSTIVSSKLGETAKNINNIFKEANYENSVLFFDEFDSLGQVRDYDNKDSSEMKRVVNALLQLIDNFPRNAILIAATNQIQMIDEALLRRFELKLEFISPSEQVLDGYYDKLLARYPVKYQHVERKYGISFSEAKDFVFRQVKNNIILDEMAKLS encoded by the coding sequence TTGAGCACACTATATTTCAGAGATAGGGAAAATGTAAATTTAGAAGATGTTGTCTTTGAAGCTTCTGTTGCCGGACAGGTGGAGCAGTTTTTGAAAGAACACCGTTTTTCAGAAATCCTTCATCAGTATGAACTTCCTGTCGCCAATAAAATTTTTCTTTATGGCAAGACCGGTTGTGGCAAGACCATGACAGCCAAAGCGATTGCAAAAGAACTGGACAAAAAGATTTTTATCGTAAACCTGTCAACAATAGTGTCTTCCAAATTAGGAGAAACGGCAAAGAACATCAATAACATTTTTAAGGAAGCCAATTACGAGAATTCCGTATTGTTTTTTGATGAGTTTGATTCTTTGGGACAAGTCAGGGATTATGATAATAAAGACAGCAGCGAAATGAAACGCGTCGTAAATGCCCTGTTGCAACTTATAGATAATTTTCCAAGAAACGCGATATTGATTGCCGCAACCAATCAGATTCAAATGATTGATGAGGCGCTGTTGCGACGTTTTGAACTTAAACTGGAATTTATATCACCATCAGAACAGGTTTTGGATGGCTATTATGATAAATTGCTGGCGCGCTATCCTGTGAAATATCAACATGTGGAAAGGAAATACGGTATCTCTTTTTCTGAAGCAAAAGATTTTGTTTTCAGGCAGGTGAAAAACAATATTATCCTTGACGAAATGGCAAAACTGTCATAA
- a CDS encoding RDD family protein codes for MDYRTSRQFKLDKDLNVSLGTRLANYLIDYVCVIVLMFAILIGLMIFAAIIGSQELLDRIGNMNKIEEYGVAIVSILLYYNIFEIFFSRTIGKFITKTVVVNINGEKPDTQEILVRSLCRLIPFETFSFLGAPNKGWHDSISKTYVVNKELLEKKKELFYSVDEIGNNTNEL; via the coding sequence ATGGATTATAGAACTTCAAGGCAGTTTAAGCTGGATAAAGATTTGAACGTAAGTCTGGGTACCCGACTTGCAAATTATTTGATAGACTATGTGTGTGTAATAGTGCTCATGTTTGCTATCCTGATAGGGTTGATGATATTTGCGGCTATTATTGGAAGTCAGGAACTTCTTGACCGTATCGGGAATATGAATAAGATAGAAGAATATGGTGTGGCAATTGTGTCCATACTGCTTTATTACAATATATTCGAAATCTTTTTTTCAAGAACCATCGGGAAATTTATTACCAAAACAGTAGTTGTCAATATAAATGGTGAAAAACCCGATACTCAGGAAATATTAGTGCGCTCACTTTGCAGGCTTATCCCTTTTGAAACTTTTTCTTTTTTGGGTGCGCCAAACAAAGGCTGGCATGACAGTATTTCCAAAACCTATGTTGTTAATAAAGAACTATTAGAAAAGAAAAAAGAACTGTTTTATTCTGTTGATGAAATAGGAAATAATACCAACGAATTATGA
- a CDS encoding deoxyguanosinetriphosphate triphosphohydrolase, giving the protein MNWEQLLSLKKQGDKGKRLRKEQDDTRLGFEVDYDRIIFSSAFRSLQDKTQVIPLSKTDFVHTRLTHSLEVSVVGRSIGRLVGKQIIEKYPHLREVHGYQPNDFGAIVAAASLAHDIGNPPFGHSGEKAIGEYFKTGNGKQFQGQLSEKEWQDLIDFEGNANGFSLLTASRPGIDGGLRISYATLGAFMKYPKESLPKKPTSHISDKKYGFFQTDKEFFKEVAEELGMIPNKSGNDIGYERHPLAFLVEAADDICYTIIDFEDGINLGLVSEDFALEYLINLVKDSIDTKKFNSLITKEDRISYLRALAIGSLISDVVKVFIENEELILQGKFHHALTEKSKYVAQMNDIIKLSIKNIYQSREVIEKELVGYQIIQTLLDKFITAFNNQFHGEASNYDRLLLKMLPEKFHDEKNDLYKRLLHICHYVSLLTDGNALELFNTINGRKKL; this is encoded by the coding sequence ATGAACTGGGAACAGCTTTTGTCTTTAAAAAAGCAAGGCGATAAAGGGAAAAGATTGCGAAAAGAACAGGACGATACACGTCTTGGCTTTGAAGTCGATTATGACAGGATTATATTTTCTTCCGCTTTTAGAAGTCTTCAGGATAAGACACAGGTAATCCCACTTTCCAAAACAGATTTTGTTCACACAAGGCTCACACATAGTCTTGAAGTTTCTGTTGTTGGCCGTTCCATCGGAAGATTGGTTGGGAAACAGATTATTGAAAAATACCCGCATTTGAGAGAAGTTCACGGCTATCAGCCAAACGATTTCGGGGCAATTGTTGCGGCAGCTTCTCTGGCTCATGATATAGGAAATCCGCCGTTTGGGCATTCGGGAGAAAAAGCCATAGGCGAGTATTTTAAGACCGGAAACGGAAAACAGTTCCAAGGCCAGCTTTCTGAAAAAGAATGGCAGGATTTAATCGATTTTGAAGGTAATGCCAACGGTTTTTCATTATTGACGGCTTCGCGACCGGGTATTGACGGCGGTCTCAGGATTTCATATGCTACTTTGGGTGCTTTTATGAAATACCCAAAAGAATCACTTCCTAAGAAACCGACAAGCCATATTTCGGATAAGAAATACGGCTTTTTCCAAACCGATAAGGAGTTTTTCAAAGAAGTTGCGGAAGAGTTGGGTATGATACCTAACAAATCAGGAAATGACATTGGTTATGAAAGACATCCGTTAGCCTTTTTAGTCGAAGCGGCTGACGATATCTGCTATACGATTATCGACTTCGAAGACGGAATCAATTTGGGCCTGGTTTCGGAAGATTTTGCACTGGAATACCTTATCAATCTGGTAAAAGACAGCATCGATACCAAAAAATTCAATTCCTTAATTACTAAAGAAGACAGGATAAGCTACCTGAGAGCATTGGCCATTGGCAGTTTGATTAGTGATGTCGTAAAAGTATTCATTGAAAATGAAGAACTGATACTTCAGGGTAAATTTCATCATGCCTTGACGGAAAAGAGCAAATATGTAGCCCAGATGAATGACATCATCAAATTGAGCATAAAAAACATCTACCAAAGCCGCGAAGTCATCGAAAAGGAATTGGTAGGCTATCAGATTATCCAGACTTTACTGGACAAATTTATTACGGCATTTAACAACCAGTTTCATGGAGAAGCGTCGAATTATGACCGACTATTGCTGAAAATGCTTCCGGAAAAATTCCATGATGAGAAAAATGACCTTTACAAAAGGTTATTGCACATTTGCCATTACGTATCACTTCTGACTGATGGGAATGCATTGGAATTATTTAATACGATAAACGGGCGTAAGAAACTGTAA
- a CDS encoding DUF3078 domain-containing protein, producing the protein MRLSPLALGLFLFFSVSSFAQSVDTIQSKKLDSAIVKKVVTHWEKKNVVGFDLNEIAFVNWSAGGNSAISGLLKGTFTRKYENGNLKWLNELIVRYGVSKQDGVELRKTDDAFQFNSTFGYRKDTTSNWFHSAKFNFNTQFTSGYAYPNTEKAISKPFATAYTFLGVGAEYNNKKYNLQLYISPLTLKNTLVLDQRLADQGAFGVQKAVYDAVTGEKIEDGKNSRTELGFLFTSGYKKELFKNINLENKLNLYTDYINNFGNIDVDWQVQLDFIVNKYVRANINTHLIYDHDIKAKEEINGQQVTVGPKVQFKQMLGVGLIYSF; encoded by the coding sequence ATGAGATTATCTCCTTTAGCCTTAGGGTTATTCTTATTTTTTTCTGTATCGTCTTTTGCCCAATCTGTAGATACTATTCAATCCAAAAAACTAGATTCGGCTATTGTTAAAAAAGTTGTTACCCATTGGGAAAAGAAAAATGTGGTTGGATTTGACTTAAACGAAATTGCATTTGTCAATTGGAGTGCCGGGGGAAACAGTGCTATTTCCGGACTATTAAAAGGTACATTTACACGAAAATACGAGAATGGTAACCTAAAATGGCTTAACGAATTAATCGTACGTTACGGGGTAAGCAAGCAGGATGGTGTGGAATTGAGAAAAACAGACGATGCTTTCCAGTTCAACTCTACTTTTGGTTATAGAAAAGATACTACTTCCAACTGGTTTCATAGTGCGAAGTTTAATTTTAACACGCAGTTTACCAGCGGTTATGCCTATCCGAATACTGAGAAGGCAATTTCCAAGCCATTTGCAACAGCCTACACCTTTTTAGGGGTCGGAGCTGAATACAACAATAAGAAATATAACCTGCAGCTTTACATTTCTCCTCTTACTTTAAAGAACACTTTGGTTTTAGACCAACGACTGGCAGACCAGGGAGCCTTTGGGGTTCAGAAGGCGGTTTATGATGCCGTTACCGGAGAAAAGATTGAAGATGGTAAGAATTCTCGAACGGAACTCGGTTTCCTTTTTACCAGCGGCTATAAGAAGGAACTGTTCAAAAACATCAACTTAGAAAACAAGCTGAATCTCTACACGGATTATATCAACAATTTTGGGAACATAGACGTTGACTGGCAGGTCCAACTGGATTTTATTGTCAACAAATATGTGCGTGCCAATATCAACACCCACCTGATTTACGACCACGACATCAAGGCTAAAGAAGAAATCAATGGCCAGCAGGTTACCGTAGGACCAAAAGTACAGTTCAAGCAGATGCTTGGTGTGGGCTTGATTTACAGCTTCTAG
- a CDS encoding 1-deoxy-D-xylulose-5-phosphate synthase: MSYTILRNINSPEDLRKLTEAELPVLAGELRDFIIDIVSVKEGHLGASLGVIELTIALHYVFNTPDDLLVWDVGHQAYGHKILTGRKDNFDTNRQWGGISGFPKRSESPYDTFGTGHSSTAISAALGMAIASNLNGDFEKHHIAVVGDASIASGMAFEGLNHAGMTDANLLVILNDNAIGIDPSVGALKNYLTAVKDGKNPRQNNMIKSLNFDYSGPIDGHDIAAVIKELKRLKSIKGPKFLHIITTKGKGLEQAEKDQVKYHAPGKFDKLTGEIISKSEENLPPKFQDVFGLTLLELAEKNEKIVGITPAMPTGSSLKFMMDAFPKRAFDVGIAEQHAVTLAAGMATQGMIVYCTIYSTFLQRAYDQVIHDVALQNLPVIFCLDRAGLVGEDGATHHGVFDLAYLRCIPNMIIYAPMNETAFRNMLYTAQLGLEHPIAIRYPRGRGVIVDWKKPFEKIEIGKARLLKEGNRIAILSTGFIGNNVIPALANIDGPKDFSHYDFPFVKPLDETMLHTIFKKYDVIITLEDGAAKGGFGSAITEFAAQNNYTKRIKTLGIPDEFIEHGSIGELQRYSKIDAKNLQIIFETCRNY, translated from the coding sequence ATGAGCTATACTATCCTTCGAAATATAAATTCTCCTGAAGACCTGAGGAAACTAACTGAAGCTGAATTGCCAGTTTTGGCGGGCGAACTTCGCGATTTCATTATTGATATTGTTTCTGTCAAAGAAGGCCATTTGGGTGCCAGTTTGGGCGTAATTGAATTGACAATTGCCCTTCATTATGTTTTCAACACGCCCGATGATTTATTGGTATGGGATGTGGGTCATCAGGCATACGGACATAAAATCCTTACCGGCAGAAAAGATAATTTTGACACTAACAGACAATGGGGCGGTATTTCCGGATTTCCAAAAAGGAGCGAAAGTCCGTATGATACTTTTGGCACAGGACATTCTTCTACCGCAATTTCTGCTGCATTGGGAATGGCAATTGCCTCGAATCTTAACGGTGATTTTGAAAAACACCATATTGCCGTTGTAGGAGACGCTTCTATTGCTTCAGGAATGGCTTTTGAAGGATTAAATCATGCCGGTATGACAGATGCCAACCTATTGGTCATACTCAATGACAATGCTATAGGAATTGACCCTAGCGTAGGTGCTTTAAAAAACTATCTAACCGCTGTAAAAGACGGAAAAAACCCGAGACAGAATAACATGATAAAATCACTGAATTTTGATTATTCGGGTCCGATTGACGGTCATGACATTGCTGCTGTTATCAAAGAATTAAAACGGCTAAAAAGTATAAAAGGCCCAAAATTTCTCCATATCATCACCACAAAAGGAAAAGGACTGGAACAGGCCGAAAAAGACCAGGTAAAATATCATGCACCCGGTAAATTTGACAAGCTCACCGGAGAAATTATTTCAAAATCAGAAGAAAATCTGCCTCCAAAATTTCAGGATGTTTTTGGACTGACGCTATTGGAACTGGCCGAAAAAAATGAAAAGATTGTAGGAATTACACCTGCAATGCCAACCGGAAGTTCCTTAAAATTTATGATGGATGCCTTTCCAAAACGTGCCTTTGACGTAGGAATTGCAGAACAGCATGCAGTGACTCTGGCCGCCGGAATGGCAACACAGGGCATGATTGTATATTGCACTATTTATTCTACATTTTTGCAACGGGCCTATGACCAGGTGATTCATGATGTAGCCTTACAGAATCTTCCGGTGATTTTTTGTCTTGACCGCGCGGGATTGGTTGGCGAAGACGGCGCTACCCATCATGGCGTTTTTGACTTAGCCTATTTGAGATGTATTCCAAATATGATTATTTATGCGCCTATGAATGAAACCGCTTTTCGGAACATGTTATATACCGCACAACTTGGACTGGAACATCCTATTGCTATCCGGTATCCAAGAGGCCGAGGAGTGATTGTCGACTGGAAAAAACCTTTCGAAAAGATTGAGATAGGGAAAGCCCGGCTTTTAAAAGAAGGCAATAGAATTGCTATTCTTTCTACCGGATTCATTGGCAACAACGTTATTCCCGCTTTAGCCAATATTGACGGTCCAAAAGACTTTTCGCATTATGATTTTCCGTTTGTAAAACCGTTAGATGAAACCATGCTTCATACAATTTTTAAGAAATATGACGTTATTATTACTTTAGAGGACGGAGCGGCAAAAGGAGGTTTCGGTAGCGCTATAACAGAATTTGCAGCTCAAAACAATTATACCAAAAGGATAAAGACTTTAGGAATTCCGGATGAATTCATCGAGCACGGAAGTATTGGCGAACTACAACGTTATAGCAAAATAGATGCAAAAAACTTGCAAATAATTTTTGAAACCTGTCGAAATTATTGA